A window from Sphingopyxis alaskensis RB2256 encodes these proteins:
- a CDS encoding sodium-translocating pyrophosphatase gives MNPVLIAIACGLLAVLYGFITSRQVLSASAGNEKMQEIAGAIQEGAKAYLGRQYRTIAVVGVVVAVLVGVFLGPISATGFVIGAVLSGVAGYIGMNISVRANVRTAAAAQTGLQAGLTMAFRAGAITGMLVAGLALLAISVFFWYLTGPGGFSVGGDDRTVVDALVALAFGASLISIFARLGGGIFTKAADVGADLVGKVEAGIPEDDPRNPAVIADNVGDNVGDCAGMAADLFETYVVTVGATMVLIALLLKGAGDMLLPLMTLPLLMGGVCIITSIIGTYFVRLGSGTNVMGAMYKGFLVTAILSIPAIWFATQYALGDMNAEIAGTGFNGRALFYCSLLGLVITGLIIWITEYYTGTNYRPVRSIAKASETGHGTNVIQGLAVSLESTALPTLVICVGIIVAYQVAGIIGIAFGATAMLALAGMVVALDAYGPVTDNAGGIAEMAGLDDSVREKTDLLDAVGNTTKAVTKGYAIGSAGLAALVLFGTYTADITEYSAELGLDAPLTFSLSSPYVIVGLLLGALLPYLFGAMGMTAVGRAAGDVVKDVRDQFANNKGIMDGTSRPDYARTVDLVTKAAIKEMIVPSLLPVLAPIVVYFVILWVAGPAAALEALGALLLGVIVGGLFVAISMTSGGGAWDNAKKYIEDGNHGGKGSEAHKAAVTGDTVGDPYKDTAGPAVNPMIKITNIVAILLLAALAHGAA, from the coding sequence ATGAATCCGGTTTTGATCGCGATAGCGTGCGGCCTGTTGGCCGTACTCTATGGATTCATTACCTCGCGGCAGGTGCTCAGCGCCTCCGCCGGTAATGAGAAGATGCAGGAAATCGCTGGCGCCATCCAGGAAGGCGCCAAGGCGTATCTGGGCCGCCAGTATCGCACCATCGCCGTCGTCGGCGTTGTTGTCGCCGTGCTTGTCGGGGTCTTCCTCGGCCCGATTTCGGCGACGGGTTTCGTCATCGGCGCCGTGCTGTCGGGTGTGGCCGGCTATATCGGCATGAACATTTCGGTCCGCGCGAACGTGCGCACCGCGGCGGCAGCGCAGACGGGGCTGCAGGCGGGCCTGACCATGGCGTTTCGCGCCGGCGCGATCACCGGAATGCTGGTGGCGGGTCTCGCGCTGCTCGCGATCTCGGTCTTCTTCTGGTATCTCACGGGCCCAGGCGGCTTTTCCGTCGGCGGCGATGACCGCACCGTGGTCGATGCGCTCGTCGCGCTGGCGTTCGGCGCGTCGCTCATCTCGATCTTCGCGCGTCTTGGCGGCGGCATCTTCACCAAGGCCGCCGACGTCGGCGCCGACCTCGTCGGCAAGGTGGAGGCCGGGATCCCCGAGGACGATCCGCGCAACCCCGCGGTGATCGCCGACAATGTCGGCGACAATGTCGGCGACTGCGCCGGCATGGCCGCGGACCTTTTCGAAACCTATGTCGTCACCGTCGGCGCCACGATGGTGCTGATCGCACTGCTGCTGAAGGGCGCGGGCGACATGCTGCTCCCGCTGATGACGCTGCCGCTGCTGATGGGCGGCGTGTGCATCATCACCTCGATCATCGGCACCTATTTCGTGCGTCTCGGCAGCGGGACCAATGTGATGGGCGCGATGTACAAGGGCTTCCTCGTCACCGCGATCCTGTCGATCCCGGCGATCTGGTTCGCGACCCAATATGCGCTCGGCGACATGAATGCGGAGATTGCGGGCACCGGCTTCAACGGCCGCGCGCTCTTCTATTGTTCGCTGCTTGGCCTGGTCATCACCGGGCTGATCATCTGGATCACCGAATATTATACCGGCACCAATTACCGCCCGGTGCGCAGCATCGCCAAGGCGTCGGAAACGGGCCACGGCACCAATGTGATTCAGGGCCTTGCCGTCAGCCTGGAATCGACCGCGCTGCCGACGCTCGTCATCTGCGTCGGCATCATTGTCGCCTATCAGGTCGCGGGTATCATCGGCATCGCCTTTGGCGCCACCGCGATGCTCGCGCTCGCGGGCATGGTCGTCGCGCTCGACGCCTATGGTCCCGTCACCGACAATGCCGGCGGCATTGCCGAGATGGCGGGGCTCGATGACAGCGTGCGCGAGAAGACCGACCTGCTCGATGCCGTGGGCAACACGACCAAGGCGGTGACCAAAGGCTATGCCATCGGTTCGGCGGGTCTGGCGGCGCTGGTGCTGTTCGGCACCTACACCGCCGACATTACCGAATATTCGGCGGAACTCGGCCTCGATGCGCCGCTGACCTTCTCGCTGTCGTCGCCCTATGTCATCGTCGGGCTGCTGCTCGGTGCGCTCCTGCCCTATCTCTTCGGGGCGATGGGCATGACCGCGGTGGGCCGCGCGGCGGGTGACGTGGTCAAGGATGTTCGCGACCAGTTCGCGAACAACAAGGGCATCATGGATGGCACCAGTCGCCCCGATTATGCCCGCACGGTCGACCTGGTGACCAAGGCGGCGATCAAGGAAATGATCGTTCCGTCGCTGCTGCCGGTGCTTGCGCCGATCGTCGTCTATTTCGTCATCCTGTGGGTCGCGGGTCCGGCCGCTGCGCTCGAAGCGCTCGGCGCGCTGCTGCTCGGCGTGATCGTCGGGGGGCTGTTCGTTGCCATATCGATGACCTCGGGCGGTGGCGCGTGGGACAATGCCAAGAAATATATCGAGGACGGCAACCACGGCGGCAAGGGCAGCGAAGCCCACAAGGCGGCCGTCACCGGCGATACCGTTGGCGATCCGTACAAGGATACCGCGGGCCCGGCAGTGAACCCGATGATCAAGATCACCAATATCGTGGCGATCCTGCTCCTCGCGGCGCTGGCACACGGCGCGGCATAA
- the thiL gene encoding thiamine-phosphate kinase → MTEADFIARLRAIATDPAARGLADDAAVWEGLVLTHDMIVEGVHFLPDDRPQDVAWKLVAVNLSDLAAKGAAPVGVLVGYSLGDAAWDAGFVEGLDGALRRFGVALLGGDTVRAPTGTPRSFGLTAIGRAPEGGAPTRGGARPGDQIWVTGTIGNAGLGLAMRLGQVEPNETCLAAYCRPQPQLTFGQAVAPHVHAMMDLSDGLLIDAQRMAAASGCELGIMMDAIPLSAALLAVRPDVLDTRLAAATAGDDYQLLFAAVPAAADAIREIAAGLNVAVTAIGHAGVGEGIVLTHHAKRVAVPDRPGFMH, encoded by the coding sequence ATGACCGAAGCCGATTTCATCGCCCGCCTGCGCGCCATCGCGACCGATCCCGCCGCGCGCGGGCTCGCCGACGATGCTGCGGTGTGGGAAGGGCTGGTGCTCACCCACGACATGATCGTCGAGGGCGTTCATTTCCTGCCCGACGACCGGCCGCAGGATGTTGCGTGGAAACTTGTTGCGGTGAACCTGTCCGACCTGGCGGCGAAGGGGGCGGCGCCGGTCGGCGTGCTCGTCGGGTACAGCCTTGGCGACGCGGCGTGGGACGCGGGCTTTGTCGAGGGGCTCGATGGAGCGCTGCGCCGCTTCGGGGTCGCCCTGCTCGGCGGCGACACGGTGCGCGCGCCCACGGGAACACCGCGCAGCTTCGGCCTCACCGCCATCGGTCGGGCGCCCGAAGGCGGCGCGCCGACGCGCGGCGGCGCGCGGCCGGGCGACCAGATCTGGGTGACGGGGACGATCGGCAATGCCGGTCTGGGCCTCGCGATGCGGCTGGGGCAGGTCGAGCCGAACGAGACCTGCCTTGCCGCCTATTGCCGGCCGCAGCCGCAGCTGACCTTTGGGCAGGCAGTGGCGCCGCATGTTCATGCGATGATGGACCTATCCGACGGACTGTTGATCGACGCACAGCGCATGGCGGCGGCGAGCGGGTGCGAACTGGGCATCATGATGGATGCGATCCCCCTGTCGGCGGCGCTGCTGGCGGTGCGGCCCGATGTGCTCGACACGCGGCTCGCCGCAGCGACCGCGGGTGACGATTATCAGCTCTTGTTCGCGGCCGTCCCCGCCGCGGCCGATGCGATCCGCGAAATTGCGGCCGGGCTGAATGTTGCCGTGACCGCAATCGGCCATGCGGGGGTGGGCGAGGGGATCGTGCTGACACACCATGCAAAGCGTGTTGCGGTGCCCGATCGACCCGGATTCATGCACTGA
- the nusB gene encoding transcription antitermination factor NusB — MNKRAQSRSAARLAAVQALYQHEMEATPVAQLIHEFHQHRIGAIIEDAEYADADVPFFDDIVKGVLARADEIDAAITARLASGWTMERLDRTMKAILRAGTYELIARGDVPVGAVVSEYVDVAKAFFDGREAGFANGLLDAIGKDVRKK, encoded by the coding sequence ATGAACAAACGCGCCCAGTCCCGTTCCGCCGCCCGCCTTGCCGCCGTGCAGGCGCTCTATCAGCACGAGATGGAGGCGACGCCGGTAGCTCAGTTGATCCACGAGTTTCACCAGCACCGCATCGGCGCGATCATCGAGGACGCCGAATATGCCGACGCCGACGTCCCCTTCTTCGACGACATCGTGAAGGGCGTGCTCGCGCGCGCCGACGAGATCGACGCGGCGATCACTGCGCGGCTGGCGAGCGGCTGGACGATGGAGCGGCTCGACCGGACCATGAAGGCGATCCTGCGCGCGGGCACCTATGAGCTTATCGCGCGCGGCGACGTGCCGGTCGGCGCGGTGGTCAGCGAATATGTCGATGTCGCGAAGGCGTTTTTCGACGGCCGCGAAGCGGGGTTCGCCAACGGCCTGCTCGACGCGATCGGCAAGGATGTGCGGAAGAAATAG
- the hisD gene encoding histidinol dehydrogenase: MRRLDASAPGFAAQFDALVNDRRESASDVSADVAAIIARVKAEGDAALADYTAKFDRFDLDARGWSIAKKDCATAYQALAPDLRDALNLAADRIGAYHAAQLPEDRDYRDATGARLGARWNAVDAAGVYVPGGRAAYPSSVLMNILPAKVAGVGRIVMVTPTPDGQVNPVVMAAAHIGGVDEIWRVGGAQAIAALAHGTDRIAPVDVVTGPGNAWVAEAKRQLYGVVGIDMVAGPSEIVIVADNKNAPHVIAADLLSQAEHDPTSQSILFTDDGDFADAVAAAVADVIPTLATAATMLASWTDNGVVIVVPTLADAIPLCDRLAPEHLELAVDPAEADALFARVRHAGSVFLGRQTPEAIGDYVAGPNHVLPTGRRARFSSGLSVTDFMKRTSFLALDEASLAAIGPAAVALAGAEGLPAHALSVQNRLK, from the coding sequence GGCGCCCGGCTTTGCGGCTCAGTTCGACGCGCTGGTCAATGACCGGCGCGAGAGTGCGTCCGACGTGTCGGCGGATGTCGCGGCGATCATCGCGCGCGTCAAGGCCGAGGGCGACGCGGCGCTTGCCGACTATACCGCAAAGTTCGACCGCTTCGACCTCGATGCGCGCGGGTGGAGCATCGCGAAGAAGGATTGCGCGACGGCCTATCAGGCGCTGGCGCCCGACCTGCGCGACGCGCTGAACCTCGCTGCCGACCGCATCGGTGCCTATCATGCGGCGCAATTGCCCGAGGATCGCGACTATCGCGATGCGACGGGCGCGCGGCTGGGTGCGCGCTGGAACGCGGTCGATGCCGCGGGGGTCTATGTCCCCGGCGGACGCGCCGCCTATCCCTCGTCGGTGCTCATGAACATCCTGCCCGCGAAGGTCGCGGGGGTGGGGCGCATCGTGATGGTAACGCCGACGCCCGACGGCCAGGTCAATCCGGTCGTGATGGCTGCGGCGCATATCGGCGGCGTCGATGAAATCTGGCGCGTCGGCGGCGCGCAGGCGATCGCCGCGCTGGCCCATGGGACCGATCGGATCGCACCGGTCGATGTCGTCACCGGCCCCGGCAATGCGTGGGTCGCCGAGGCGAAGCGCCAGCTGTATGGCGTCGTCGGCATCGACATGGTAGCGGGGCCGAGCGAGATCGTCATCGTTGCCGACAACAAGAATGCGCCGCACGTCATCGCCGCCGACCTTTTGAGCCAGGCCGAGCATGATCCGACGAGCCAGTCGATCCTGTTCACCGACGACGGCGATTTCGCCGATGCCGTCGCAGCCGCGGTCGCAGACGTCATCCCGACGCTCGCCACCGCGGCGACGATGCTGGCGAGCTGGACCGACAATGGCGTTGTGATCGTCGTGCCGACGCTCGCCGATGCGATCCCGCTCTGCGACCGGCTGGCGCCCGAACATCTCGAACTCGCGGTCGATCCGGCCGAGGCCGATGCGCTCTTCGCCAGGGTGCGCCACGCCGGATCGGTCTTCCTCGGTCGCCAGACACCCGAGGCGATCGGCGATTATGTCGCGGGACCGAACCACGTCCTTCCCACCGGGCGCCGCGCGCGCTTTTCGAGCGGATTGTCGGTTACCGACTTCATGAAGCGCACCAGCTTCCTTGCGCTCGACGAGGCGAGCCTTGCGGCCATCGGTCCCGCGGCCGTCGCGCTCGCGGGCGCCGAGGGGCTTCCCGCCCATGCGCTCAGCGTGCAGAATCGTCTGAAGTAG